The nucleotide window AAGCCGTTGTCGCCGACGTACGGGTCGTACTCCTGGAAGGCGACGACGTTGCCCAGGACCGGTACGTAGTTGAAGACCAGGACCAGCAGGACGGCCGGCAGGGTCATCAGGACCAGCGTGCGGTCCCGCTTGAGCCGGACCTTGAAGGTGCCGCCGTTCGAGGCCTTCCTCAGGCTCTTCCGCTCGGCCCTGGAGACGCCGGCGGGCCTGGCCGGCCTGACCGGTCGGGCGGGGGGCGCCGCGGTGTCCGGAGGGGTGCTGTGTGCCACCTCGTCACCCCTGCGCGGATCCGCTGTCGTCCAGCAGTTTCTTGTACCAGTCCCGCAGCTTGTCGCCGCCCTGGCTCTTCCAGTCCGACACCGCCCGCTGCACGTCGCTGATCTTCTTGCGGCCGCGGACGACGTCGTCCTCCAGCTGCTCGAAGTCGTTGGACAGGTTGGTGTAGCGGGCCGGCTCGATGATCTGGAGGCCGTAGAAGGTGGACTTCCTGGTGCGGGCGCCCATCCGCTGCTGCCATTCCACCTGTGCCCTCGCGACGTCCGGCAGATCGGGGTGCGCGATGGTCGAGGCAGGGCTCGCGAGCATCACGAAGGCGTTCAGGACCTCCTGGTTGCCCTTGTCGTTCTTGGTGGGTGTGCCGTCCTCGACCGTGTAGTGCGTGCCCTCGACCCCGTAGTTGGTGAGCATGTACTCCTCGGTGCCGTACGGGGCGGCGGTGACGTTCGCGGCGGCCAGCACGTCGTGGACCACCGCCTTGGACGCCTTCTTGTTGACGAAGGCGAAGATGCCCGCGGGTGAACCGGCCCACAGCGTGGGGTCCCCGCCGTCGTGGCCGAAGACGTCCATGCCGCCGATGCGGAACTTCTTGTTCTGGGAGGCCTGTTCGGTGGTCTTGGCCCACCAGTGGGAGATGTCGTTGTTGTAGAACAGGACTTCGCCCGAGGTGAAGCGCAGACCGGAGTCGCCCTGGTTCTGCGCCCTGGCGTCCGGGTGGACGACCCCCGCCGAGTACAGCTTGCGCGTCCACTCCAGCGCCTCGAGGTACTCGTCGGTCTCGACGCGGTAGACCAGCTTGCCGTCAACGAGGTTCCAGCCGAGCGGCTTCTCGCTGCCGGACAGCACCCCGAAGGCGTTGAACGCGGTCCACTTCATGTCGTCGCAGGCCCACACCTTCGCCTTCGCGTCGGTGATCTCCTTGGCCAGGGCGAGGAACTCGGCCGCCGAGGCGGGGAGTTCGTATCCCTTCTCGTCGAAGATGTCCTTGCGGTAGTACGGCACGATGTTGGGCACGTACGAGCTGGGCATCGGCAGGCCGCGCAGTTCGCCACCGAAGATGGAGCGCTGCCAGGCGTCGGTCGGGACCGCGGCGAGGTTGGGGTAGTCCTTGACCTTGTCTCCGGAGAGGTACGGGCCGAGGTCCGCCATCTTGCTGATGATGGCGCTGGGTATCCTGCCGCCCATGTTCCAGCCGGGGATCACCACGACGTCCGGCATGTCGCCGGAGGCGAGGACCGCGCCCAGCTTCTCGTCGTACGTGTTGCCGTCCTGGTTCTGCCAGACGACCTTCGCGCCGATCTTCTCGTTCATCGCCTGGTAGTAGGGGTTGTCGCCCTTCGGCGGTGAGCCCCAGAACGGCGACATGATCCTGATCGTGCTGCCCTTGCCGAGCTTGCCGGACACCGAGGTCTTCAGGTCGGCCGCGACGAGCCTGCCGGTGAAGCCCAGGGAGGACCCGTTCTTCGATGGGATGTCCGGCGTCACCACGTTCTGCGCCACGAAGGCGGGCAGGATCTTCTTCGCGTCCTTGCCCGAGGTCGTCCCCTCCTTCGAGCCGCCGTCGGAGCCGCCGCAGGCGGCCAGCAGCGGCATCCCGCCGGCCACCGCGGCGGTGACGGCCACCGAGGAGGCGAGGAAGCTTCTCCGGCCGGGGCCGGGGGCGGAGGTGTTCGGCGTCATTGCGTCAACCCTTCGTGGCGCGCAGCAGGACACCCGGCGGTGTGACCGTCGGCTGCGGTGTCTTGGGTGGAACCGGCTGAGCTGAGGCGGACCCCGGAGGTACGCCGGAAGTCCGCCGGAGGTCCGCACACGGGGAGCGGCATCTTCGACGGTCGAAGAGAGTCGAAGCGCTTCGATGTTGCTGCGAGGTTAAGTGAACACCTGGGGGTGCACAAGAGCCGATTCCAACATTCCTCGGAGGCCTGGAGATCTCGAACGACCAGCCACGGCCCTTGTGTTGTCCGACATGATCGTCCCGCCCGGCACGGTCCGGAGTTGTTGCTCCGAGGTGTCTTGACACCCGGCCATCGGTCGAATGAGCATCGAAGCGCTTCGAAAGCTGGCCATCGCTTTTCCCCGTCTTCCGCAAAGGGACCTCGCGTGACTGCACAAACGCCGCCTTTCCGCGACTCGCAGCTGCCGTTCGCGAAGCGCGTCGACGATCTTCTGGCACGGCTCACGCCGTCCGAACGGGTGGCGATGCTGCACCAGTTCGGGCCCGCGGTGCGGCGGCTCGGCATCGCCGCGTTCCGCACCGGTCAGGAGGCGCTGCACGGGGTGGCCTGGATGGGCCCCGCGACCGTGTTCCCGCAGGCGGTGGGGCTGGGCGCCACCTGGAACGAGGAGCTGGTGCGCCGGGTGGGCGAGGCGGTCTCCGCCGAGACCCGTGCGATGCGCTCGCGCGACGACCGCGTCGGCCTCAACGTCTGGGCCCCCACGGTGAACCTGCTGCGCCACCCGCTGTGGGGCCGCAACGAGGAGGGCTACTCGGAGGATCCGGGGCTGACCTCGGCGATCGCCACCGCGTACACCCGCGGCCTGCGCGGCGACCATCCCGTGTACTGGCGTACCGCCCCGGTCCTGAAGCACTGGCTCGCGCACAACAACGAGACGGACCGGGCCACCGCGTCCGGTTCGGTGCGGCCCCGTGTGCTGCACGAGTACGACCTGCGCGCCTTCCGGGACACGGTCCGGGCGGGCACGGTGGCCGGCGTGATGCCCGCGTACAACCTGGTCAACGGCCGCCCCAACCATGTGTCGCCGTACCTGGCCGAGCACCTGCGCACCTGGACGGACCAGGACCTGCTGGTCTGCTCGGACGCGGGCGCGCCCTCGAACCTCGTCGACTCCGAGCACTACTTCGACACGCACGAGGAGGCGACGGCCGCGGCGCTGCTCGCGGGCGTCGACAGCTTCACGGACCACGGCACGGACAGCTCGCGGATCGTCGAACGCCTGCACGGGGCACTGCGGCAGGGCCTGCTGACCGGGGCCGACATCGACACGGCGGTCCGCCGCCAGCTCTCGGTCCGGTTCCGCCTGGGCGAGTTCGACCCGGACACGGACCCGTACGCGCACTGCGAGGACTTCGACACCCCCGCGCACCGGGCCCTGGCCCGGGAGGCGGCGGAACAGGCCGTCGTGCTGCTGAAGAACGACGGCCTGCTCCCCCTCACCCGGAATGACACCCGCATCGCGGTGGTCGGCCTGCTCGCGGACGAGTGCAAGCTCGACTGGTACAGCGGCACCCTCATCCACCGCTCCACCCCGCTGGAGGGCCTGTACGAGCGCTTCGGCGCCGACCGGGTGGACTTCGCCGAGGGCGTGGACCGCGTACGCCTGCGGACCTGCGACGGCAGGTATCTGAGCGTGCCGCGGGACGACGGGGCGGGCGACGAGGTCCGCGGGGCCGGGGGCGCCCTGGACCCGGCCCTCCTCGCGGGCCGCACCGACCTGCCGCCGCTGACTGCCGACGCCGTGGGCACCGAGCTGGCGCTGGTCGACTGGGGCGGGGGCGTCCTCACGCTCCGCGCCCCGGACGGGCGCTACCTGTCGGTCGCCGAGGACGGTTTCGTGCGTGCCTCGGCGGACCGGCCCGGCGGCTGGGTCGTCCAGGAGACGTTCCGCCTGGAGCCGTACGCGTCCCACCCGCCGCACGGTTCCTGCGATTCCTGCGGTCCCCATTCGAACGGTCACCTCCTGAAGCACGTCGGCACGGGTCGCTACGTCTCTGTCACCGCCGACGGCGTGAAGGTTGCCGACGGGAACGACGGCGGGAACGGGAGCGGGGCCGGTGGCGGGAACGACGCGGGTCCGACGGTCTTCGGGCTGGAGCGCACGGAGCGCGGCGAGGACGCGGTCGCCCGCACGGCCGCCGCGGCCGACGTCGTCCTCGTGGTCGTCGGCAACGACCCGCACATCAACGGGCGCGAGACGGAGGACCGCACCACCCTCGCCCTCCCCGCCCACCAGCGACGGCTGCTGGACGCGGCCCTGGCCGCCAACCCGCGCACGGCCCTGGTCGTCACGTCCTCGTACCCGTACGCGATCGACACCACGGACCTCCCCGCCGTCCTCTGGACGGCCCACGGCGGCCAGGCGGCCGGCACCGCGCTGGCCCGCGTCCTGGCGGGAGACGTCTCACCGGCGGGCCGGCTGCCCCAGACCTGGTACGCCTCGGACGCGGACCTGCCCGGCCTCCTCGACTACGACGTGATCGGCAGCCGCCAGACGTACCTGTACTTCGAGGGAACCCCGCTCTTCCCCTTCGGCCACGGCCTGTCGTACGCGTCCTTCGCGTACGGGGACCTGGCGGTGCGGGCCGGGGAGGGGTCCGTGCGGGTCGCCTTCACGGTCACCAACACCGGGGACACCGCGGCCGACGAGGTGGCGCAGCTCTACGGCCGCCCGGTGGACCCGTCCGTGCCGCGCCCGCGCCGCGCCCTGCTGGCCCACCGGCGGATCCAC belongs to Streptomyces sp. V3I8 and includes:
- a CDS encoding extracellular solute-binding protein is translated as MTPNTSAPGPGRRSFLASSVAVTAAVAGGMPLLAACGGSDGGSKEGTTSGKDAKKILPAFVAQNVVTPDIPSKNGSSLGFTGRLVAADLKTSVSGKLGKGSTIRIMSPFWGSPPKGDNPYYQAMNEKIGAKVVWQNQDGNTYDEKLGAVLASGDMPDVVVIPGWNMGGRIPSAIISKMADLGPYLSGDKVKDYPNLAAVPTDAWQRSIFGGELRGLPMPSSYVPNIVPYYRKDIFDEKGYELPASAAEFLALAKEITDAKAKVWACDDMKWTAFNAFGVLSGSEKPLGWNLVDGKLVYRVETDEYLEALEWTRKLYSAGVVHPDARAQNQGDSGLRFTSGEVLFYNNDISHWWAKTTEQASQNKKFRIGGMDVFGHDGGDPTLWAGSPAGIFAFVNKKASKAVVHDVLAAANVTAAPYGTEEYMLTNYGVEGTHYTVEDGTPTKNDKGNQEVLNAFVMLASPASTIAHPDLPDVARAQVEWQQRMGARTRKSTFYGLQIIEPARYTNLSNDFEQLEDDVVRGRKKISDVQRAVSDWKSQGGDKLRDWYKKLLDDSGSAQG
- a CDS encoding glycoside hydrolase family 3 C-terminal domain-containing protein, yielding MTAQTPPFRDSQLPFAKRVDDLLARLTPSERVAMLHQFGPAVRRLGIAAFRTGQEALHGVAWMGPATVFPQAVGLGATWNEELVRRVGEAVSAETRAMRSRDDRVGLNVWAPTVNLLRHPLWGRNEEGYSEDPGLTSAIATAYTRGLRGDHPVYWRTAPVLKHWLAHNNETDRATASGSVRPRVLHEYDLRAFRDTVRAGTVAGVMPAYNLVNGRPNHVSPYLAEHLRTWTDQDLLVCSDAGAPSNLVDSEHYFDTHEEATAAALLAGVDSFTDHGTDSSRIVERLHGALRQGLLTGADIDTAVRRQLSVRFRLGEFDPDTDPYAHCEDFDTPAHRALAREAAEQAVVLLKNDGLLPLTRNDTRIAVVGLLADECKLDWYSGTLIHRSTPLEGLYERFGADRVDFAEGVDRVRLRTCDGRYLSVPRDDGAGDEVRGAGGALDPALLAGRTDLPPLTADAVGTELALVDWGGGVLTLRAPDGRYLSVAEDGFVRASADRPGGWVVQETFRLEPYASHPPHGSCDSCGPHSNGHLLKHVGTGRYVSVTADGVKVADGNDGGNGSGAGGGNDAGPTVFGLERTERGEDAVARTAAAADVVLVVVGNDPHINGRETEDRTTLALPAHQRRLLDAALAANPRTALVVTSSYPYAIDTTDLPAVLWTAHGGQAAGTALARVLAGDVSPAGRLPQTWYASDADLPGLLDYDVIGSRQTYLYFEGTPLFPFGHGLSYASFAYGDLAVRAGEGSVRVAFTVTNTGDTAADEVAQLYGRPVDPSVPRPRRALLAHRRIHLAPGARTELSFELPLRAFMFWDVAHGSWRLEPGAYDLLAGASSEDIRLTGTVEPAGAPAAPRPVLGHGLNAADFDEQRGAAIVDRTKRSGDAVTPAHPDGPDGTAELLYRDCDFGPGARSVTVEASGGGSLELTLPDGRVLAHLDIGPTAGPYAYASVTAALRFPVAEVHDLRAALRGPVRLARVGFAG